From the genome of Trachemys scripta elegans isolate TJP31775 chromosome 2, CAS_Tse_1.0, whole genome shotgun sequence:
CTCAGTGGCTTCAGCAAGGGGAAGATCCCATTTTGAAAGAATAGTTACATGGTTGTTAAAATCCATTCCTTATTCTATGCTACTAGGTAGGATGCCTTTGGTGGTTCTTTATTAGCTTATTTTGCAGTCTCCTCTCCCTGATTTGGGTTgttgtttcttctctctctgtcaGAAGGTTGTGTGGGTGGCTTATACATTTATAGAAAAGAAAGCTGGGTAAGTCATTATTTATAACCCACTTGCtttgtataaaaaataaatataggcgatgcaaatgtagatttatgtATAACATATGCATCCTTGTTCATCTTATTGCCTGGAATTACCCTGTCATTAGACAGTGATTTCTGAAAGCAAGCGTTTGTCAATTAGAAAGGCACATCTGCATGCTGGTGCATTTGGAATAACACCGGAATGGGAGATTTCCCGGGAGATTTTGCTTCTATTGAACAAATCCTTTCCCTTCTAAAACTCTAAGAAGATTGATATTAAAATCGAAACAATTTGCAATaccccaggagaaaaaaaaatcaaatcaaataaccCAGCATCCTAGTCTGTCACTGGCTCAGCCACTAACTTCAAAAACCATGTTTATTATTTCACCAGCCCTCTGTCTGCCGCTTCGTCGCCATGTAGAACTACTTTGTGTATTTGCTAAATATAGAgagattatttattattcattcatTCTAATTCGAAAATCTCTTGAATGCACTACTGAGATGGAAACCGGTCCCCTTCCCAAAGAGTTTGAGATTTCTTTATATAGTTACGCcactattgttttaaaaaaatctggaaataTAAAGCAATAAGAAGCCATTTTAATCCAGATTCAATTTGTATTTCTGTAATAGAATGGCACATCTTTGGCGTTtagtcctgcagtccttatacatgcaaaacctctctctctcaatgGAATCCAatctatttatttcagtggaagttttatCGAGTAAGAACTGCGGAATTGGGGACTTTAAACTATAATCACATGACCACATCCTGCTTGGGAtagaaagtcagtgggattgctACAGCTAGCGGGATTTAGTTCCTGACGGAAATGGATTTAACTACTAGCAGTAAAAAAAAGACCCGTGCGCCTTACGCTGGcaaaatttcagtgggagtttggcccGAAGAAGGACCCGATTCTActcccactgcaatcaatgggagttttgctgctcGCTTCAGTGGCAACTCTAGCGGGTGCTAAGGCAGTGCAGGGTTTGCCTGAACTCtcccatttccttccccccccctctcttGCAGCTGACAGTTTGTGCTAAAAAAATAATAGCAACGTGTGAtgtcatgattatttttaatagcGATCTAAATTTTGATCATCTGGGAAAAGCCATTCGCAGAAAGCCCACGGTTCCCTGGCAGTGCCAATGTGGGaaagaagggaaggaagggaagggtGGAAAAATGCCCATGAAAGGAGGCTGAGCTTTGCATAGATTGGtgatttcctctcccctcctcccccacacacatataATGTATTTTATCATTAAAAATCAACATCGCTTCCAGTGCTAAAGGCGGCTGGCTCCAGTTCCGGGGCCCATTTGTTGCTGGGATTCAATACGTTTGGGAAATGCAGATTGGATTGCAACCCACTGTTTGATTTATGAACTGTTACGTTTGCTATTGCTTACCCATTACATTTCAGACTTTacagaccggggggggggggggaagagagagagaataatgatATGTTGGAGAAGGGGGATTATTACATTTCCCTCCCGCACCAGAATAAATAATATGTATGACTAGAATTGCAGAATCAAAATTAAACTctgaccccctcctcccctttccctcagCTTCCTACCTCTCGGCAGGACTCTCATCTTATAGGTAGAAAGGATGTGTTTACTCCTTGATGTTTACCTCTCCATAAAGGCATCAAAATCCTATAAATAGACAAGGTTATAGCAGCTTCTGCTGCTAAATCAATAGGGCCCAGTCTCCTGGCTATTTCAGCTGAGCTGTCTTATTAATTATGAAAGGACTCATCTGATCTCAGGCAGCAGCTTTCTGTCCCTCCTTTGCAGCATCTTAATGGTGGTtgctttctctcccctccacagCTATAAACGGTCCCCTTTTCAGcaaaatgggtttatttttttaaaagaaaccactAAATACGTATGTAAAGACTATTGCTGTAAATAGTCTGCCTATAACGCCGCCAGCAATTGCTGTGCCAGCAAAACCCGCGCATGTGGATAAAGGGAAGGATAACCGGGGCGGATTTTTGACAAACTGCTGCAAATGCAGGAGTGCTAGACCTGGGAGTCCGTCCTGCATTGCCCTGGCACCCCGGGTTCCCACTGAAATCTGGCACTCACTCTAGCTGGCTTGGGCTGGTTCCCTCTGTAAGCAGTCACAGCAGATGAGTCCCACGTTTTAGAAAAGGAGTATTGTGTACTTTTTAAGGGAGTTTTATAGCATGATTTTTAAAGGGCTATGTTAATTAGTTTAGCAATTCTATATTTTTTTGCACCAAGATGACGATGTTAATTAATTTAGCAGCTCTGCATTTAGCCGCTATTATATTAAAAGCCTGTCCGGTTAAATAGATATAtaccatgcatattttacaaataaaacgaCACCCTCATTTCAaacaataatttttattttatacttctTTCTATACTTgtagcaaatttttttttgctgaattggCTTTATAATAAACTCTTTTTAAATtacatcttttcttttaaaatcaaggttctttttttgtcaaaatcaagatgCTGTATTTTTAGGTTTACATTTAAGCCCCCTTTTTGTGATCTATACTGTTGGATATTCAGGTATTTTACTGTATGTGTAACATCTAAAACaagagaagaggagggaaatTAAAGGCAGTGAACTCGGAAAGATGCTTTGACAACACCAAGTAAAGCTAAACTCTCAGCAATCTTAGCACCATTCAATCCTTCAGTCATTAGATATaatctctttccttccttctttttttttaactgtccatttctttctttttttcccctcgaggaaatttttttttgcagtggaATGACCAATAAACAAGCGACTGTGGAGGAAAGATGATAGATTGTGAGTTATTCACCATATGCTTCACACGTGGATATCAATCTTGGATTCATTTCCAGTGCCTTTTTTCTCAACTCATCGTTTTCTTTCATATTACAAGAGGAGCccatcttttgttgttgttgttgttgttgttattatttattaagatTATTAATATTAGGTGGCCCAAAGCCGTTCCTGAGATTCTTTTGCACAAAGGGCTcgggttttctatttttatttgaagAGACACTAAAGCTGAGGTCCGATTTTGGCTGTTTGTTGCTCATTGTTTGGTAACATTTGgcaaataaaacacaaaataaagagaGAACGTTTCCACAATCCTATATGGATGTTTCATCATCACAGATAATCACAACGGTCCCCAAAAAACGGATGGACACTTCCTCTATAAATCCAGTAtatggagagtgtgtgtgtgggtgggtatGTGTGTTCTACCAGAAGAGACCTCCTAGAAGGAGAACCAGGTCATTAACGCTGCAGAGAGAgccagcaggagcagggggaaggcagggaggAGTAGGGAAGGAGCTGACCCGTTGCTTCCTCCGCATAGTTCAAATAAGCTGCCTTGAAAATCGAGGTTTTTGGATTCCCTTTTCAGTTTTTCCCAAAGATCTGTCGCGCCTTCCTGGCAATCCGTGAGGGCTGTGAGGGTGCAGGAATGGAAATCATCCCAGTACCTGGGGAAGGAGCAAACACAGGGGACAAGCGCCAGGTCACTCGCTGCACAAGAGGGCCCAACAACATACCAACCCCACGCCCGATTCCCTCCACCCGCATGCTCCCCTTCCAACCCGCTCCTGATTCCGCCCCTCCCAACAGTTTCAAATGTGTGTAGCGATGACGGGTGCCTTGATGTTTGGGTGCCCAACCCCCCATTTATGCAAATCAGGCCCCCTTCAAGAAGTTTCCCCCTTGGGGCGCTGCAAAATTGAGACACCTAAAATCAATTGTGACTTTTTGAAAACCTTAGCCCTTGTTGCCTTCAGAATTGCAACCTTAGAAGAAGCAGCCCTACGCACAACCGGCTCGTTTTGCACTTAGGCTCTGCTCCTACTCCCAGTTAAACCAGTGGGTGTGGGgccgttgatttcaatgagagcaggatcaagccttcaGTCAATAGCTCTGTTTCAGGATTTCCTCAAGAGTGACTGCGATCTTAATTCCTCCCCGTCCCAAACGCCCCCTAAGCAGGCGGCTTGCTTCCATTCTGAACGAGCAAGGAGGCTACAGctggcttattttgtatttactCGGTAACGTTCTGTTATTG
Proteins encoded in this window:
- the NRN1 gene encoding neuritin, which translates into the protein MGLKLNGRYISLILAVQIAYLVQAVRAAGKCDAVFRGFSDCLLRLGDNMANYPQDLDDKRNLQTICSYWDDFHSCTLTALTDCQEGATDLWEKLKRESKNLDFQGSLFELCGGSNGSAPSLLLPAFPLLLLALSAALMTWFSF